The following proteins come from a genomic window of Bacteroidota bacterium:
- a CDS encoding FprA family A-type flavoprotein, translating to MKKDDRILDVSPDVKWIGILDYDIVTFDVVMETKYGTTYNSYFIDAEKKTLIETSKEKFWDVYLEKLNRVCDPSKIEYIVLDHTEPDHSGNVKNILKLAPQAVVVGSGNAIRYLSDLMETEFRSLAVKDGDTLSLGNKTLRFISAPNLHWPDSIYTYLVEDKILFTCDSFGAHYCDAEMFDDTIPDHTDSFKYYFDVILKPYSKFMIRAIEKIKPLDISVVCPGHGPILRHNWKKWVDLSEEYAREYLSYPVTNKVFIPYVSAYHKTGLLAEHIALGIKKAGEIEVVVMDIENTSIGDLDAQMTSSSAVLAGCPTINQNILLPVYKLFAVINPIRDHKKLAGGFGSYGWSGEGKQLIESALKNLKLSYFEDGIFVKFSPDVKDLKMAEDYGFRFGKKLLENASQ from the coding sequence ATGAAAAAAGACGACCGTATCCTGGACGTAAGTCCTGATGTCAAATGGATAGGTATCCTCGACTACGATATCGTTACTTTCGACGTAGTGATGGAGACCAAATACGGAACTACCTACAACTCTTATTTTATTGATGCCGAAAAGAAAACATTGATTGAAACCAGCAAAGAAAAATTCTGGGATGTTTATCTGGAAAAACTGAATCGGGTTTGCGACCCCTCCAAAATCGAATACATCGTTCTTGATCACACAGAACCGGATCATTCCGGCAATGTGAAAAATATACTTAAACTTGCACCGCAGGCTGTTGTCGTTGGCAGCGGAAATGCCATCCGTTACCTGTCGGATCTGATGGAAACGGAGTTTCGTTCCCTGGCTGTAAAAGACGGGGATACGCTTAGCCTGGGGAATAAAACCCTTCGCTTCATCAGTGCCCCTAACCTGCATTGGCCCGATTCAATATACACATACCTGGTTGAAGATAAAATCCTCTTTACCTGCGATTCTTTTGGGGCTCATTATTGCGATGCGGAAATGTTCGATGATACGATCCCGGATCATACCGATTCTTTTAAATACTATTTCGATGTCATCCTGAAGCCCTATAGCAAGTTCATGATCCGTGCCATTGAGAAGATAAAACCTCTTGATATTAGTGTCGTTTGTCCCGGTCACGGCCCAATACTTCGCCATAACTGGAAAAAATGGGTCGACCTTTCCGAAGAGTATGCCAGGGAATACCTGAGCTACCCGGTTACCAACAAGGTCTTCATCCCTTATGTCTCAGCGTATCACAAAACAGGGCTGCTTGCCGAGCATATTGCCCTGGGAATTAAAAAAGCCGGTGAGATTGAGGTTGTGGTAATGGATATTGAAAACACTTCCATTGGCGACCTGGATGCACAAATGACCAGCTCTTCCGCAGTTTTAGCTGGTTGCCCAACCATAAACCAGAATATTTTATTGCCGGTTTACAAATTATTTGCAGTAATAAACCCCATCAGGGATCATAAAAAACTTGCAGGTGGTTTTGGCTCCTATGGCTGGAGTGGAGAAGGAAAACAACTGATAGAATCTGCATTGAAGAATCTGAAACTCAGTTATTTTGAAGATGGGATATTTGTTAAATTCTCCCCTGACGTTAAAGATCTGAAAATGGCCGAAGATTATGGTTTTCGCTTTGGTAAAAAATTACTGGAAAACGCGAGTCAATAA
- a CDS encoding zinc-binding dehydrogenase, protein MKIRCLRIPDYALNIVRAAKSMWLETLDQEVGLKPDQVLIHLLAAPINPSDISFIQGRYNIRKSLPAIPGFEAAGIVVLTGNDPKAKALDGKRVSCFTQEKEWGTWSEYFVAGCGDCIPIEDGIPDDQAACLSVNPLTAFGLFRHVKDKGCPSVLLNAAGSQVASLIRQMASMEGINVINIVRKSEQADYLLQQGEQYVINQQEEGFQDILEKMTHKLDTRLALDAVGGELSGIILNSMPGNSELVIYGGLSGKPTGSFDNLEMIFQGKAFRGWNLYDWKKEVGEEGFQKATAKIQKWILEGKLKTTIQATLPIDQFESGLFQYIKNMSGGKILFTP, encoded by the coding sequence ATGAAAATCCGTTGTTTACGCATACCCGATTATGCACTGAATATTGTCAGAGCAGCTAAAAGCATGTGGCTTGAGACCCTCGACCAAGAAGTCGGCCTTAAGCCCGATCAGGTTCTAATCCATCTGCTTGCAGCCCCAATAAACCCATCCGACATTTCTTTCATTCAGGGGCGGTATAATATTCGTAAGTCATTGCCGGCCATTCCAGGGTTTGAGGCTGCGGGGATTGTTGTTCTTACAGGAAACGATCCTAAGGCAAAGGCGTTGGATGGCAAAAGAGTAAGTTGTTTTACCCAGGAAAAAGAATGGGGTACGTGGTCGGAGTATTTTGTAGCAGGATGCGGTGACTGCATTCCCATTGAGGATGGCATTCCCGATGACCAGGCAGCTTGCCTGAGCGTCAATCCACTCACAGCATTTGGACTGTTCCGGCATGTAAAAGATAAGGGATGCCCTTCTGTTCTCTTAAATGCTGCAGGCTCGCAGGTCGCGTCCCTTATAAGGCAAATGGCTTCAATGGAAGGCATAAACGTGATTAATATCGTCAGGAAATCTGAACAAGCGGATTATCTCTTACAACAAGGCGAACAATATGTAATAAACCAACAGGAAGAAGGGTTTCAAGACATCCTGGAAAAGATGACCCATAAACTGGATACACGCCTGGCTCTCGATGCTGTTGGAGGTGAGTTAAGCGGAATCATTTTAAACAGTATGCCCGGAAATTCAGAATTGGTAATTTATGGTGGATTATCCGGCAAACCTACCGGGTCATTCGATAACCTGGAAATGATATTTCAAGGAAAAGCCTTTAGAGGATGGAACCTGTATGACTGGAAAAAGGAGGTTGGAGAAGAAGGATTCCAGAAAGCAACAGCAAAAATTCAAAAATGGATATTGGAAGGTAAACTAAAAACTACGATTCAAGCTACATTACCTATCGACCAATTTGAAAGCGGATTATTTCAATATATAAAAAACATGTCGGGAGGTAAAATCCTTTTTACCCCCTGA